In Neisseria dentiae, one DNA window encodes the following:
- a CDS encoding PHP domain-containing protein translates to MIDLHCHSNISDGLLSPAEVVRLAHANGCTLIALTDHDHTGGLAEARAEAQKCGIRLINGVEISVTWRKRTVHIVGLDFDDGNEDLQKLLAGVRKGRLKRLEAIAAKLEKRGISGAYEGALALAANPEMVSRTHVAEFLINAGHVRNKQQAFTKYLGDGKPASVPHEWAGLAEAVAAVNGAGGLAVIAHPMRYGFSATAKRNLFEEFKAAGGAAIEVHSGNSDKNDRLNYALLAERYGLLASAGSDFHRQGDYSGGILGACPELPGNCKPVWDFFQTA, encoded by the coding sequence ATGATAGACCTGCACTGCCATTCCAATATTTCAGACGGCTTGTTAAGCCCCGCCGAAGTGGTGCGGCTGGCGCACGCCAACGGCTGCACCCTGATCGCGCTCACCGACCACGACCATACCGGCGGGCTGGCCGAAGCACGCGCCGAAGCGCAAAAATGCGGCATCCGCCTGATTAACGGCGTGGAAATTTCCGTTACCTGGCGCAAGCGCACCGTGCATATCGTCGGGCTGGATTTCGACGACGGCAACGAAGATTTGCAAAAGCTGCTGGCCGGTGTGCGCAAAGGCCGTCTGAAACGGCTGGAAGCGATTGCCGCCAAGCTCGAAAAGAGGGGTATTTCAGGCGCATACGAAGGCGCGCTCGCCCTGGCCGCCAACCCCGAAATGGTGTCGCGCACCCATGTGGCCGAGTTTCTGATTAACGCAGGCCATGTGCGCAACAAACAACAGGCGTTCACCAAATATCTGGGCGACGGCAAACCGGCTTCCGTGCCGCACGAATGGGCGGGCTTGGCCGAAGCCGTGGCCGCCGTCAACGGCGCGGGCGGTTTGGCCGTTATCGCCCACCCCATGCGTTACGGCTTTTCCGCCACCGCCAAGCGCAACCTGTTTGAAGAATTCAAAGCGGCGGGCGGCGCGGCCATCGAAGTGCACAGCGGCAACAGCGATAAAAACGACCGCTTAAACTATGCCCTGTTGGCCGAACGCTACGGCCTTCTGGCCAGCGCCGGCAGCGATTTCCACCGGCAGGGCGATTACAGCGGCGGCATTTTGGGCGCCTGCCCCGAACTGCCCGGCAACTGCAAACCCGTGTGGGATTTTTTTCAGACGGCCTGA
- a CDS encoding type II toxin-antitoxin system PemK/MazF family toxin, which yields MALKFQPQERCVVICDFRGYEVPEMIKKRPVVVIAKHKHNSQLVSIVPLSSTEPSIYDNYHHKMSNNPLPDKQHIECWAKCDMVATVSLNRLDRYKPANGQRCVPQISYEDFQAIKSAVANALKLY from the coding sequence ATGGCCTTAAAATTTCAGCCGCAAGAACGTTGCGTGGTTATATGCGACTTTCGGGGTTATGAAGTACCTGAAATGATTAAAAAACGACCGGTAGTCGTTATTGCAAAACATAAACATAACAGTCAATTGGTTAGTATTGTGCCCTTGAGTTCCACAGAACCGTCTATATATGATAATTACCATCACAAAATGAGTAATAATCCGCTGCCTGATAAGCAACATATTGAGTGCTGGGCAAAATGTGACATGGTGGCAACGGTTAGTTTAAACAGATTGGATCGCTATAAACCCGCCAACGGTCAGCGTTGCGTGCCACAAATAAGCTATGAGGATTTTCAGGCGATTAAATCAGCGGTTGCCAATGCACTCAAGCTATACTAA
- a CDS encoding L-threonylcarbamoyladenylate synthase produces MAQFFAIHPDNPQERLIKQAAEIIKQGGIVVYPTDSCYALGCHLGDKEAMERILRIRQIDQKHHLTLMCADLSELGTYAKVDNSQFRQLKAATPGSYTFILQATKEVPNRTLHPKRKTIGLRVPDNKIALALLAELGEPLLSCTLMLPEDSEPLTDPYEIRDRLEHSVDLVIDGGWCGTEPTTVIDMTDGVELVREGRGDKSLFGL; encoded by the coding sequence ATGGCACAATTTTTCGCCATCCACCCCGACAACCCGCAAGAACGCCTGATCAAACAGGCGGCGGAAATCATCAAACAAGGCGGCATCGTGGTTTACCCCACCGATTCCTGCTACGCGCTCGGCTGCCACTTGGGCGACAAAGAAGCGATGGAGCGCATTTTACGCATCCGCCAAATCGACCAGAAACACCACCTCACGCTGATGTGCGCCGATTTGAGCGAGCTTGGCACTTACGCCAAAGTCGACAACAGCCAGTTCCGCCAGCTCAAGGCCGCCACCCCGGGCAGCTACACCTTTATTTTGCAGGCCACCAAAGAAGTGCCCAACCGCACCCTGCACCCCAAACGCAAAACCATCGGCCTGCGCGTGCCCGACAACAAAATCGCACTCGCCCTGTTGGCGGAACTGGGCGAGCCGCTGTTGAGCTGCACCCTGATGCTGCCCGAAGACAGCGAACCCTTAACCGACCCCTACGAAATCCGCGACCGCTTGGAGCACAGCGTCGATTTGGTGATTGACGGCGGCTGGTGCGGCACCGAGCCGACCACCGTTATTGATATGACCGACGGCGTGGAACTTGTGCGCGAAGGCAGGGGCGATAAAAGCCTGTTCGGGTTGTAA